The following nucleotide sequence is from Planctomycetia bacterium.
AAAACTCTCGCCCGTCGAGATGCGGGCGGCGTGGAGCGAAGCAGGGCTAGCGTTCGCTGTGGAAGTGCGCGGCAAGCGCCAAGCGCCGTGGTGCCATGAAGGACGGCTCGATGAGAGCGACGGGCTGCGGCTTTGGATCGACACCCGCGACACGCACAATATCCATCGCGCGAGCCGCTTCTGCCACCAGTTCGCCTTCCTCCCGGCCGGGCGCGGCCGGAATTCCCAGGATCCGCTGGCCACGCCCGTGTTGATCAATCGCGCGAAGGAACATCCGCGCGCGATCCCTTCCGATTCACTTTCCGTCGTGTCCCGTGCGAACCCCCAGGGCTACACCCTGGAATGCCTAATCGGAGCACGCGCACTGACAGGCTTCGATCCCGCGGAACATCCCAAGCTCGGCTTTCAGTTCGCCGTCGTCGACCGCGAACTGGGAACCTGCACCTTCGCCATCGGCGCTGGGCTACCCTACCAAGAGGACCCCAGCGTCTGGGGGACTCTGGAACTGGTGAAGTAGCGGCGCCCTCCGGCTCAGTCTACGACACCAGCGGCGCGGCACAGACCATCGGGCTTTCCAGCGACACCGCGGCACTCGGCTGACGCAACGGTGCGTCGTCGTGGCGATCGCGAAACGCGTTCACGATCGGTTCGATCTCCGCCCGGACGATGTGGACGCTGCTCGGGGCACTGATGCCGAGCGTGACGCGGTTACCGCTGATGCGGCTCACGGTCACTTCGATCGAGTCCCCGATCATGATCTTTTCGCCCATCTTTCGGCTGAGAATCAACATGGGTCTAACCTCCCTGTCAAAGTGTCCAAGGCTCGCGACCGGGTTGCTTCGAAACAACTTCGAAGCGTAATGGGATACCCAATCGCGTCGCCAACCTTCCGAACACCCCCCTTGTCAGGCAGCACACGCTCGCGGGTGAGCCGGCTGCCGCATCGACTCGTTCGTTTGATGCACTATTAGCAATACAAGTTTCGTACCAATTAGGCGAAGTTTAAGGGCCACGCAACGAAAGTGCTTTAGCGGTCAGTAGTTGGAGACTTGAATGAATGTTCTTTCATTTCCATTGCGCACCAGTGAGGGCTGTCATACGTCGCAGAATGGGACAGTTTGTCTCTTTCTAAGACGTCAAAATGGCACAGTGTGAGTCGTCCCGGACAAAGCTCGCTCAAGCGGTTGATCGCGGTTCGGCCCGCCTTCGGCCAAGAATCTTCTCCGCTGATGCTAGCGGCGAGTTGCTAGCGAACCATTTGAGTCGCGTGATATCTGCGCCAATCTCACGCCCTGAAAGGCATTCACGCTACGACAGGCAATGAGCGCCGCAAGCAGATGGCAGTTTGGGTAAGCCGATACGAACGATCAATGCGCATTCGCAGTTGGCCGGTCCTGCGCGCTGCCAGCGCGGTGAGCCTTGCCACGGCGATCTTGATACCCGTCGCGCTCGACCTGCTGTCGGCACAAGCGTCCGATGTCACGCGCCGCGTGTTCATCGCGCTCGCGGTGTTGACCGTCGGCGCGGTCTCCGCGCCGTGGACTAGCTTGACAATCGACCACGGGCGCGGCGTCTTGCACTGGCGTCGCGTGCGATTCCTGAGCCGATCGAGCATCCATGGCGACTTCGACGACGTAACCGGCGCCGCATTGGTGCGCTGGCCGAATCTGGGGATGGTCAGCGGCCGACAAATCGTCGTTCACACAAGGCAGAGCAATTTCACCATCCCATTGGCTTGGGCATGGCGCGAAGGCAATCCTCGCGACGTGATTGACGCCTTCGAGGCCGTTCAGGCGGAGTTGAGAACACCCGACGCCAGGACCGCACTGCCGCCAGTGACGCGGCAGCGAAAGTTATTTCAAGTCAGTCTGCGCCGCGTCCTCGTTGCGACGGCGCTGTCCGCAGCCGTGCTGGGGCTAAGCAAATGGCACTTCTGGTCGGCGGTCAATGCCGAAGGTCCCGCGACGTTGCTGGCCGCGATCATCGCGGCCGCCGCGGCGATCTTGTATCGCCCCGGTTCGGTCTTGACGGAGCGCTTTCTCCTGGCGCCCATCGTGATGTACGGTCCCTTGTTGTGGATCGTCGCTGAGCAATGGCCTTTTGGCCGCACGAGCGGACTGTACGACGGGGCGCTGATGTTTCCCGCGATCTGGGTGGCGTTGCTACCGTTCGTGAACGGCCCCGACGGCATCTTCTGGCCCAGTGCGGCGTGCGTCTTGCTGGAGCTGGCGATCTCGCTGGAGTTCGCCCGCCGCGGTTGGAAATGGACGATTCCCTGGACGCTGCTGCTGTTTGTTATCTCAGCAATCGGGTCGTTCGGCCTCAACGCGGCGATCAGAGCGTAGGAAGTTTTCAGTTTTTCGTTTTCAGTGAAGATGCCGGACTCTCCCACTGAAAGCTGAACACTTCAAGCTTCAAACCGCGCCACACTATGCACATGCAGCGTATCAATATGCCCGTCGCGGCCGTCGAGGGAGCTGACGATTACCAGGTTGTCGCCGGGCGCGCCCCAGGCTTGTTCCACGACCAGGCGATCCATTTCGATAAGTAGTTGCGGCAGATCGGTCACGCTGGGCAACAGCACCGGGCTCACGCCGTAGGAGAGCGCCAGTTGCCGGTACGTCGTCGGCATGTTGGTGACCGCGACGATGTTCATCGGCAAGCGTGAACGCGTTAACAAACGGGCCGTGTGT
It contains:
- a CDS encoding carbon storage regulator, which encodes MLILSRKMGEKIMIGDSIEVTVSRISGNRVTLGISAPSSVHIVRAEIEPIVNAFRDRHDDAPLRQPSAAVSLESPMVCAAPLVS